The following coding sequences are from one Streptomyces venezuelae window:
- a CDS encoding ParB/RepB/Spo0J family partition protein has protein sequence MSERRRGLGRGLGALIPAAPTEKQPPHSAGGGSTSPTAVPVLTAERGVAAAKVTSLPQSPVSQNPVSQSPVSHETAEPPQQAAEASESQTVAGAHFAELPLDVITPNPQQPRVVFDEDALAELVTSIKEVGLLQPVVVRQLGPARYELIMGERRWRACREAGLERIPAIVRATEDEKLLLDALLENLHRAQLNPLEEAAAYDQLLKDFNCTHDQLADRIGRSRPQVSNTLRLLKLSPAVQRRVAAGVLSAGHARALLSVEDSEEQDRLAHRIVAEGLSVRAVEEIVTLMGSRPQSAPKAKGPRAGTRVSPALSTLATRLSDRFETRVRVDLGQKKGKIVVDFASLEDLERILSTLAPGEGPVLKNGLAEDSSENDGPEDGKA, from the coding sequence GTGAGCGAACGACGCAGAGGACTGGGGCGAGGCCTCGGTGCCTTGATCCCTGCTGCCCCGACGGAGAAGCAGCCCCCGCACAGCGCGGGCGGAGGTTCGACCTCACCGACGGCCGTCCCGGTACTGACCGCTGAGCGTGGCGTGGCTGCCGCGAAGGTGACATCGCTCCCGCAGAGCCCTGTCTCACAGAACCCTGTCTCACAAAGCCCTGTTTCACATGAAACGGCGGAGCCACCACAGCAAGCCGCAGAGGCGTCCGAGAGTCAGACCGTGGCCGGTGCGCACTTCGCCGAGCTGCCGCTCGACGTCATCACGCCGAACCCGCAGCAGCCTCGCGTGGTGTTCGACGAGGACGCCCTCGCCGAGCTGGTCACCTCCATCAAGGAGGTCGGTCTGCTCCAGCCGGTCGTGGTGCGGCAGCTGGGTCCCGCGCGCTATGAGCTCATCATGGGCGAGCGGCGCTGGCGGGCGTGCCGTGAGGCGGGTCTTGAGCGCATCCCGGCCATTGTTCGGGCCACCGAGGACGAGAAGCTCCTCCTGGACGCCCTTCTCGAGAACCTGCACCGTGCTCAGCTGAACCCGCTGGAAGAGGCTGCGGCCTACGACCAGTTGCTCAAGGACTTCAACTGCACGCATGACCAGCTGGCGGACCGTATCGGCCGGTCGCGCCCGCAGGTCTCCAACACGCTGCGGCTGCTGAAGCTGTCTCCGGCCGTCCAGCGCCGGGTCGCCGCCGGAGTTCTCTCCGCGGGACACGCCAGGGCACTGCTCTCCGTCGAGGACTCGGAGGAGCAGGACCGGCTGGCGCACCGGATCGTCGCTGAGGGCCTATCGGTACGTGCTGTCGAAGAGATCGTGACGCTCATGGGCTCACGGCCTCAGAGCGCTCCAAAGGCCAAGGGCCCGCGCGCCGGCACCAGGGTCTCCCCGGCTCTCAGCACGCTGGCCACGCGACTGTCGGACCGGTTCGAGACCCGCGTCAGGGTGGATCTGGGCCAGAAGAAGGGGAAGATCGTCGTTGACTTCGCCTCTCTGGAGGACCTGGAGCGCATCCTCAGCACACTGGCTCCGGGAGAGGGACCCGTCCTGAAGAACGGTCTGGCCGAAGACTCCTCGGAGAACGACGGTCCCGAGGACGGCAAGGCCTGA
- a CDS encoding ParA family protein, which translates to MGGSVHCEPDVEESESLRSDANIAGPMTDPVPGPRTESAGEDVSRETPTPMDDTPIGRAAQLAVEALGRAGEGLPRPEQTRVMVVANQKGGVGKTTTTVNLAASLALHGARVLVIDLDPQGNASTALGIDHHAEVPSIYDVLVESKPLSDVVQPVVDVEGLFCAPATIDLAGAEIELVSLVARESRLQRAIQAYEQPLDYILIDCPPSLGLLTVNALVAGAEVLIPIQCEYYALEGLGQLLRNVDLVRGHLNPNLHVSTILLTMYDGRTRLASQVADEVRSHFGKEVLRTSIPRSVRISEAPSYGQTVLTYDPGSSGALSYFEAAREIALRGIGVHYDVQHAHMGAQNDQHSMTEGMQ; encoded by the coding sequence ATGGGAGGCTCTGTTCATTGCGAGCCTGATGTCGAGGAGAGTGAATCCTTGCGGTCCGACGCCAACATCGCGGGACCGATGACCGATCCGGTCCCCGGTCCCCGTACCGAGTCGGCGGGGGAGGATGTTTCACGTGAAACACCGACCCCGATGGACGACACACCCATCGGTCGTGCTGCCCAACTGGCGGTGGAAGCGCTCGGCCGCGCAGGCGAAGGTCTGCCGCGCCCCGAGCAGACCCGCGTCATGGTGGTCGCCAACCAGAAGGGTGGAGTGGGCAAGACGACGACGACCGTCAATCTCGCCGCTTCACTCGCTCTGCACGGCGCCCGCGTCCTGGTGATCGACCTGGACCCCCAGGGCAACGCCTCCACGGCTCTCGGTATTGACCACCACGCCGAAGTCCCGTCCATCTACGACGTGCTGGTCGAGAGCAAGCCGCTCTCCGACGTGGTCCAGCCGGTCGTCGACGTCGAGGGGCTCTTCTGCGCTCCGGCCACCATCGATCTCGCCGGTGCGGAGATCGAACTCGTGTCACTCGTGGCACGGGAGAGCCGACTGCAGCGAGCCATCCAGGCGTACGAGCAGCCGCTGGACTACATCCTCATCGACTGCCCGCCGTCGCTGGGCCTCCTGACGGTCAACGCCTTGGTGGCCGGCGCGGAGGTGCTGATCCCCATTCAGTGTGAGTACTACGCGCTGGAAGGACTTGGGCAGCTCCTGCGCAACGTCGATCTGGTGCGGGGGCACCTCAACCCGAACCTGCACGTGTCGACGATCCTTCTCACCATGTACGACGGCAGGACCCGGCTCGCCTCGCAGGTCGCGGACGAGGTGCGCAGCCACTTCGGCAAGGAAGTCCTGCGGACGAGCATTCCGAGATCCGTCCGTATCTCCGAAGCTCCGAGCTACGGACAGACGGTTCTCACTTACGACCCGGGGTCGAGTGGCGCCCTCTCCTATTTCGAAGCGGCACGCGAGATCGCGCTGCGAGGGATCGGGGTGCACTACGACGTCCAGCACGCCCACATGGGCGCTCAGAACGACCAGCACAGCATGACGGAGGGGATGCAGTGA
- the rsmG gene encoding 16S rRNA (guanine(527)-N(7))-methyltransferase RsmG: protein MTEAAELPPAPEEARTVFGERFPDAVRYAELLADAGVQRGLIGPREVPRLWERHLLNCAVLSEVVPEGVTVCDVGSGAGLPGIPLALVRPDLKITLLEPLLRRTNFLTEVVELLGLDHVTVVRGRAEEVLGKLPPVHVVTARAVAPLDRLAAWGVPLLRPYGEMLLLKGDTAEEEVKAAGASLSKLGAVDTSVLHVGEGVVDPLSTVVRVEVGESPGGVRFAAKRAKAARTGRARRRR from the coding sequence GTGACGGAGGCAGCGGAGCTCCCCCCGGCGCCGGAAGAGGCCCGGACGGTATTCGGCGAGCGCTTCCCGGACGCGGTCCGGTACGCGGAACTGCTGGCCGACGCGGGAGTCCAGCGAGGTTTGATCGGCCCTCGCGAAGTGCCGCGACTGTGGGAACGGCATCTGCTGAACTGCGCCGTGCTGTCCGAGGTCGTGCCCGAGGGCGTCACGGTCTGCGATGTCGGCTCCGGTGCCGGGCTGCCGGGTATCCCGCTGGCCCTGGTTCGCCCCGACCTGAAGATCACGCTCCTGGAGCCGTTGCTGCGGCGCACGAACTTCCTCACCGAAGTCGTGGAACTGCTCGGTCTCGACCATGTGACGGTCGTGCGAGGGCGTGCCGAGGAGGTCCTGGGCAAGCTGCCGCCCGTCCATGTGGTCACGGCCCGCGCCGTCGCGCCACTGGACCGCCTGGCAGCCTGGGGAGTCCCGCTGCTGCGTCCGTACGGGGAGATGTTGCTCCTCAAGGGCGACACCGCAGAGGAAGAGGTGAAGGCGGCCGGCGCCTCTCTGAGCAAGCTCGGTGCTGTGGACACTTCCGTGCTGCATGTCGGTGAGGGCGTCGTCGACCCGCTGTCCACGGTCGTACGGGTCGAGGTCGGGGAGAGTCCCGGTGGTGTGCGCTTCGCGGCGAAGCGCGCCAAGGCCGCGCGTACCGGTCGTGCACGCCGCCGCCGCTGA